Genomic window (Streptomyces clavuligerus):
CGTCGGTGTCCTCGCCCTCGGTCTCGGCCTGGTCATCCTCAAGGACCACCGCGCCGACAACGCCCCGCGCTCCTTCGACCTCGTCGGCATCCTGCTGCTGTCGGCGGCGATGTTCTGCCTGGTGTGGGCGTTCATCAAGGCCCCCGAGCCGCACTGGGGCTGGGGCGGCGGCAGGACCTGGGGGTTCATCGCCGCCGCGGTGATCGGCTTCGTGGTCTTCGCCCTGTGGGAGAAGCGGGTCGCCGAGCCGCTGATCCCGCTGAAGCTGTTCCGTTCCGTGGCGCTGTCCGCCGGTGTGGTGCTGATGGTGCTGATGGCGATCGCCTTCATGGGCGGTCTGTTCTTCGTGACGTTCTACCTCCAGAACGTGCACGGTCTGAGCCCGGTCGACGCCGGTCTCCATCTGCTGCCGCTCACCGGCATGATGATCGTCGGTTCCCCGCTCGCCGGTGCCCTGATCACCAAGGCCGGTCCGCGAATACCGCTGGCCGGTGGCATGATCCTCACCTCGATCGCCATGTTCGGCATGTCGACGCTGGACAAGGGGACCGGCAGCGGACTGATGTCCCTCTGGTTCGCCCTGCTCGGCCTCGGCCTCGCGCCGGTCATGGTGGGTGCCACCGAGGTCATCGTCGGCAACGCCCCGATCGAGCTGTCCGGTGTCGCGGGCGGTCTTCAGCAGTCGGCGATGCAGATCGGCGGCGCGCTCGGCACGGCCGTGCTCGGCGCGGTGATGGCGTCCCGCGTCGACAGCGAGCTGCCGGGCAACTGGGCCGGTGCCGGGCTCCCGCCGATGACGCCGGAGCAGATGGACAAGGCCGCCGAAGCCGTCCAGGTCGGTCTGCCGCCGGTCACCGACAGCACGCCGCCGGAGCTGGCCGCGCGGATGGCGGACGTCGCCCACGACACCTTCCTGTCGGGCATGGGCCTGGCCTCCCTGGTCGCCGCCGGTGTCGCCGCCTTCGCCGTGCTCGTCGCCCTGCTGACCAAGCGCGGTCAGAACGCGGAGGCCGGGGCGGGCGTGGCCCACATCTGACCCAGTGCCCCACTGCCCCACTGATCGACTGACCCACTGATCGACGCCGTGGGTGCCGACGCCCCGCCGGGTTCCCGCCCGGCGGGGCGCCGTCGCGTCAGCCCGCGTTCACCAGACCGTGCGGCGGCACCTTCACCGTGCGCTTGCCGGGGGTCCCGCCGAGGACGACTTTGCGGAACGAGGTGTTGTTCCTGAGGCTGGTCTCGTGGAGCGCCTTGTTCGGGTTGGCCACGACCTGGATCCAGTAGGTGCCGTTCGGGACGGTGGTGATGTCGAAGGACTGGCCCGCCGTCTCCTTGGTGTAGGTGTCGCCGGAGCCGGGCTCGATCGACTGGCGCACGGCCAGCGCGTCCGGTTCACCGAGGCCGCAGGTGCTCGTCATGGCGTCCTCGGGGCGCATATTGGCGTTCTTCACGGTGTAGTCGACCGGCGCGTTGTTCATGAGGCAGAACGCCTCCTTGTCACTGCGCACGACCTCCTTCTTGTCCGCCTTCAGCAGCCGGTAGGCGGCGTAGTCCGTGAAGTGCCAGTGGTCGTGGCTGGGGCGCGGGTCCCACTCCATGGTGCCCGTCCTCGCGTATCCGGCCTGCTTGCCCCGGGCGTCGTAGAAGTACTGGTAGGCGTCCATCAGCCCCTCCTTGCCGGGGGTGCGGAAGCCGTCGACGAGCATACGGCCCGGACCCGCGTTCCAGGTGGTGCTGGCGAAGCCGAGGTGGTCCTGGCCCTCGGGGTGGCCGTCCTGTGCGGTCTGGATGGCGATGTCCCAGGCGGGCACGGCACGCAGATCGGGCTTGAGGCCCGCCGCGGACCGGACGGCGGGACCCGTCGGGCGCTTGGCCGCGGGCTTCAGCGGCGGAGCGAACCGGGAGCCGTCGCTGTAGCCGGGGCCGTCGCCCGGGGACGTGGGCAGCGCGCGGCCCGTCGTCCTCAGCGCGTGCGGGACGCTGGGGAGTTCGGCGCGGTAGACGCTGTCGCTGTCGCCCGCGAGGTGGTCGAGGGCCGCGCCGGGGGCGGCGGCGTCCGGGCCGTGGCCGTCCCCCCGTGCCATGGCTCCGTGCCCGCTGTGGTCCGCGCCGTGCCCGGTGTGGTCCGCGCCATGCCGGGTGTGCCGGGCCGCCGGGGGCTCGCCCTCCTCCGGGGGCAGGACGGTCACCTTCACCTTCAGCGGCCGGTCCGCGACCGCGAGGAGGTCGCGGTACCTCTTGGTCACGGAGATCTTCGCCGTATAGGTGCCGACCGGGAGGTCGAGACGGGAGATGTGCTCGCTGTCGACGGCGTCGGTGGCCCAGCCCCGGTGGACTCCCCAGACCGAGCCCAGGGTGAAGGGGTCGGACGGGCAGCCGTCCGGGTAGGTCCGTTCGGGCTCGCCTCCGGGTTCGACCCGCGCGGAGGCGTTGTTGGGGCAGAAGGGCGCCTTCTGGGAGGCGACGACCCGGCCCTTGGCGTCGGTGAACGTGGTCTCGGTGAAGTCCGGCAGCCCCAGGAAGTTCTTCACCAGCCCCTGCGGCAGGGTCTTGACGGTCACCTTCCCGCCGGTACGGATGATCTGCCGCACGGTGATGGGCCGCTGGTAGTCGGGGGTGCGCTGCGCCCGGAACTCCAGGGGCGCGCCCCTGACGGTGAGGAAGGCGCCGAGTTCGTCGATCGAGATACCGGGGGGTTCGCCCGGCTCCCCCTCGTACCGGGTGAGTTCGACGGACGGGGCCGCCGCCATCAGGCGGATCTCCGGCTGTGTCGCGGCGGCCCGCTCCGGGCCGGGCGCCGCGACGGTGACGCCCGTGGTGACGGCGAGGACCGAGGCCGCGCAGAGCCCCCCGGTCCACAGCCGCTTCCGGCTGATGCTGTTCATGTCTTCCCCCTTCGTCGACACAGGTCATATGTCGCGGGTCAGGTGTCGCGGGACGCCTGTCACGGGACGGGTGTCACGGGACGCGTCCCGCCTCACGGCGGGTCGGGCCCACCGGAGAGGCGCTGTCCGGCGGAACCGTCACCGACCGGTGAGAGGGGAAGGGGGCCCTGCATGGTTGTCCCGGTATCCATGATCTCCTCACCTTTAGCCGAAAAGAGACGGTAGGGCTGATTCCGGACGCCACGCCCGCGAGGGCCGCCCCGGGCCCAGTCGTCGCGGGCCCGGCCGTCGCGGACCCAGCCGCCCCGGGCCCGGCCGTCGCGGTGGGCGGCCGTCGCGATGGGCGGCCGGGCCCGGCGCGAGCACGCCTTTGACCAGCGGCGCCGCCCGTCCATGTGCACTGGTCATACCAGTTGGTATGTATGCTGATCATGGGTACTCGGGGCGCGGATCGCGGCTTTTCTGGGGCCTGTTCGAGTTTTCCCCTCCCCCCATGAGGCCGATGGCGGCCAGCCGTCCCCGGACCCCACCACAGGAAAGACAGGTACCAGCGCCCCCGGGCTGCTTTGTCATGCCCTTGACTACTGCCCAGTAGCCCTGCATCGGCAGCCTCCTGCCTCTTTTTCTGGCATTTATCACTCTTTTTCACTTTTCTATTTTCTCTTGCCTGAAGGAGCTTCCTTTTCATGCACAAGCGAGATCGCCGCTTCCTGCGGCTGGTCTGCGTGGCGATGGGCGCCTTGATGATCGCCCTGTCCGTCACCGCGGTACCCGGGGAAGCCCGCGCGGCGGTCGGACCGCCCAACCGGCTCGGTCCGGTGCAGCTCCAGAATGTGATGAACGGCCTGGCGATCGACGCCGAGGGCGAGCACATGGCCGAGGGTCAGAAGATCCTCCAGTACACCTATGGCGCACGGCGCGGCCAGCAGTGGTGGTTCGAGGCGGCTTCCGGCTCGTCGTACCGGCTGAAGAGCAATGTCAACGGGGCCTACTGCATCGGTCTGAACGGCACCCTCGCCGTGCTGAAGAAGTGCGAGGCCGAAGAGACCACCTGGGAGTTCGACGAGGTCGCGGCCGACCAGTACCTGGTGAAGGCGCCCGGGAGCGAGCGCTATCTCATCGCGCCCACCGAACTGGGCGGCTCCAGCAACCGGGGCGGACAGCTCACGCTCGGCACCCGCGAGGAGGCCCACAAGGGGCGTGGCCGCTGGTATCTGACCGATCTGCGGCTGGAGGCGTTCATGCCCCCGCAGGATCCCCGGCTCGACCAGGTCACCTTCCTCACCACGCACAACGCGTTCAACAACCCCAAGGACGGCTTCCCGCTCGCCGTCAATCAGAGCAACTCCATGGCGCAGCAGCTCAGCGACGGTGTGCGGGGGCTGATGCTCGACATCCACGAGCGGGACGGCGCGGTCCTGATGTGCCACGGCACCTGTGAGATCGGCAGCAAGCCGCTGAAGGACGGTCTGCGGGACGTGGTGGCGTTCCTGGAGACGAACAAGAACGCGGTCGTCACCATCTTCATGGAGGACTACGCCAAGGACCGCGAGAAGCTGGCCCAGCAGTTCGTCGACGTTCCGGGCCTGCTGGACCTGGTGTTCAACCCGGCCGCCCAGGAGGTGATGAGCAAGGGCTGGCCCCGGCTGTCCGAGATGCGCGCCAAGAACAAGCGGCTGCTGATCTTCTCCGACCACGGCGACCTCACCAGGGCCGGCGTGGTCGGCTCCCGGCCCTGGACCGTGGAGAACTACTGGAGCCTCGGCCACGACGGGCGCAACTGGGACTGCTACTCCCGCTGGGACGGCACCCCGCTCACCCACCGGGAGCCCTCGTTCAGCCCGCTGTTCGTGATGAACCAGTTCCGGAGCATCCCCGAGTCGCTCAACGCGCCGTTCGACAACGGTGACAAGCTGGTCGACCGGGCGGTGAACTTCTGCGGCCCCGCGGCCCGCAAGATGCCCAACTATGTGTCCATCGACTTCTACGAGCTGGGCGACAACCTCCGGGCCGTCGACACCATCAACCGGTACCGCTACGTCGAGCGGGCGGAGACGCTCGCCCCGTCCGTCCCGTCGTCCGCGCTGCTGACCTCGGAGAACCGGCGCGGCGCGCTGCCCGGTCTGCCGGACTGGTCGGGCGCGGGCTACCGCGGCGGCGGCCCGCTGCCCGGGAACCAGCAGATCAGCGCCGACGCGGCCTGCCGTGTCACACCGGAGGAGCTGGACCGCGCGTACGGAGTGCGGCCCAACGACAGCGCGGACGACTCCGCGGGGCTCCAGCGCGCGATCGACGACATCCGCGCCGACTGCTCCGGCACGGCCGGTTTTGACCGGAACTCGCTGATCTCCCTGCCCGCGGGCCGGATCGACATCAGCAAGCAGATCTCGGTGGACGCCAGCCATCTGGTGATCCGCGGCCAGGGCAGCGACCCGGCGGGCGGGACCCGGATCGTCTTCCGCCCGGACGCCGACACGCGGTACGACACGCTGACCGCCGACGGCAGCCGCTGGGACCAGGACACGATGACCGCCGGGACCGCCCCCGACCAGGCCAAGGGCGGCTGGGTCTGGCCGGGCCGCGGCCTGTTCCGGGTGCAGACCCGCGAGGTGGCGCCCCGTTACGCCGACGACTGGAAGGCGGCTCCCGCCAACCGCAAGGACCTCTACGAGGGCTCCGTCAACCAGCACTGGGCCTCGGGGATGAAGCTGCGCGGCTCGACGGCCGACCCCGGCTACGCGGCGAAGGAGGGCGGCCGGGTGGTCCCGCTGGACCCCAAGGCGTCCATCGCCCTGTTCCAGCCGGGTCAGCATGTGTGGGTGGGGGCGGCCAACAGCCGTAAGTTCTACGAGCTCCAGACCGCCACGGCCACGGACCGCTACGAGAATCTGCACATGCGCCAGCAGGTCTTCAGAGTCGCATCCGTGGACACGGCGCAGCGCACCGTCACCCTCGACAAGCCGCTGGAGTTCGACCTGCCGGTGGATTCCACGTCGGACGGGTCGGCGCCGATCGGCGACAGCGCCTACCCCAGCAAGGTGATGCCGCTGAAGATGGTGGTCGGCGTCGGATTCGAGAACTTCTCGTTCACGCAGGACATGACCGGTGTGCCTGCCGCGGGTGGTGGAACCCACCATCTGAACCCCGCGCAGGCGAAGAACAACTACGGCAATCTCGCCCCCGAGTACGCGCTGCACGGCCTTGTCTTCAAGTGGGCGGCGGACTCGTGGGCGCGCGGGGTCCGCGCGGACATGACCGGCTCGCACCCGATCGTGACGGAGGTCGCCAAGAACCTCCAGTTCGAGGGGAACCACCTCGACGGCGCCTGGAACAAGGGCAAGGGCGGCAACGGCTACTTCCGCGGCAGCCGGGTCTGGGACTCCCTGTACGCCCAGAACACCACGCGTAACCTGCGCCACTTCACCTTCCAGTGGTCGGCGTCGAACAACGTGGTCTACGGGAACGACTTCGACTCCGACCTCAACCTGCACGGCGGCTGGGAGCGGCGCAACCTGTTCGAGAACAACACCGTCCGGGTGCCGTACGAGCACCGTTCGGGCCATTGCACCGCCCGCTGCGGCGGCGAGGGCGGCGACACCGAGTCCGGTACCTGGTACCCGATCTGGTGGGCCGCCGGGGAGAAGGCGGTGAAGTGGGCCGGTGCGTCCGGTCCGCAGAACGTCTTCCACCGGAACGTCCTGGCCAAGCAGCTCACGCCCGGCGGTCCGTATGTGGACTATCTGCCGTACGGGAAGCCCGGGACCGGGCCGCAGCCGGTGTACCAGTTCGGCTCCGGAGCGGCCGACCCCGGCACGTTCCGTCATCTGACGCGGGGCGGGAAGCCGATCGCGGACTGGAACGGGCATGAGCTGGCGGACTACCTCACCGGCGACGCCGGGGTGAACGCCTCGCGCACGGAGGCAGGGCCGTCGCTCTTCCTCAAGAGCGTCCCGTAGCCGCCCCGCGGGGAAACGGACGGGCAAAGCAGCGGAGTGACACGGAATGGGTGGCCCCCGGCGGATGTCCGCCGGGGGCCACCCGCCGGTGGGCCCGGTGTCGGCCGTCAGGGCCTTTCACGCCGGTCCGGGCGGCAGCGTTCCGTACGACCGCGGGCGGAGTCCGCACGGCCGCGGGCAGCCGGAGCGCTCCGCGCGTCTCACGCGGCCTTGGACAGGGTGGAACGGTCCGCCGGACGGGTGTGCCGGACGGCTGCCGCCGGGGCGGTCACGGTCCCCCGGCCCTCGTGGCGCGGCCACAGGAGGAGGGCGCCGACGGCTCCCGTCGCGGCGAGGGCCGCGAGGACGGACCAGGTGAGGACGTAGCCTCCGGTCGTACCGAGCCAGCCCGCGATGGGGTAGGTGATCAGCCAGGCCAGGTGCGACAGGGAGAACTGGGCCGCGAAGACCTCGGGAATCGCGTTCCGTCCGGCGGCGGAGCGCAGGACCTTGCCGGTCGGTGTGATGACCATGGCCATGCCGACGCCGATCACGGTCCAGACGAGCGCCGTACCGGTCCAGGTGGTGAGACCGGCCGCGACGAGGGTCACCGCGGCGGCCGTGCCGCCGACGAGGACCCCGGCGCCGCTCGTCATGACGGTGCGGGCGGACATCCGGTCGAGCGCGCGGGGCAGTGCGAGGGCGGCCAGGAGGGTTCCGGTGCCGGAGGCGGCGAGCATCCAGGCGACGTCCGACTGCGTGCCGCCGAGTTCGTCGCGGACGTAGTTGACGGTGTTGACGACGACGATCGAGCCCGCCGCCGCGACCACGAGGTTGAGCGCCAGCACGCCACGCAGCCGCGGTGTCCGCAGGAAGGTCCTGACGCCCGCCGCCGCCTTGTCCCAGGCCCTGGTGTGGGTACTGGGGCGGGCGTCGGGGATGCGTGTCGACAGGACGAGCAGGGCGGAGGCGAGGAATCCGGCGGAGGTGCCGAGGAACAGCCGGTCGAAGCTCATGAACGTCAGGGCGACGGCCGCCAGTACGGGGCTGAGCAGGCTCTCCATGGTGGAGGCGACCTGGGAGGCGGAGAGGGCCCGGGTGTAGTCGGACTCGTCGGTGACGATGTCGGGGATGACGGCCTGGAACGTCGGGGTGAACGCCGCGGAGGCGGCCTGGAGCAGCGCGATCAGGACGTAGATGTGCCAGACCTCGGTGACCAGCGGCAGTGCCAGGACCACCGCGCCCCGGATCACGTCGAGGAGGGTCAGGAACGTTCTTCTGGGGAGCCGGTCGACGTACGCGGCGGCCAGTGGGGCGATGACCACGTACAGGACCATCTTGATGGTCAGGGCTGTGCCGAGGACCATGGCGGCGCGCGGGCCCGCGAGGTCGTAGGCGACCAGCCCGAGGGCCACGGTGGTCAGCCCGGTGCCGAACAGGGCGATGACCTGGGCGGCGAACAGACGCCGGTAGTCGCGGACGGCGAACAGACGCATGGCGGTTTCCTTCCGTGTCCATGCGGCGGGGCTCGGCCCCGCAGCGGAGGCCGGATCAGTGGTGCGCGTGGCCGGAGCGACGGTGGCCAGGGTGTGCGGCCGGGGGCTCCGCGGCCGGGCGGGGGGTGGCCGCGGCGGTACCGGTCCGTACCGTGAACCCGGCGGTCCGGACGGTGTCCTCGTGCTGGAAGTCCAGGTAGAGGCGGTAGGTCCCGGCCGAGGGCGCGGCTGCCGTGAAGACGATGCCGGGTCCCGGCGCGGTGGTGCCGTCACCGGGCTCCCCGGCCGGGTGGACATGGAGATAGCCCAGGTCGCCGACGCGGAGTGCCACCAGATGTCCATA
Coding sequences:
- a CDS encoding MFS transporter, which produces MTDQTTISTAPKALDNAPPAPARGLRGHPWLTLFAVAIGVMMVALDGTIVAIANPAIANDLDATFAEVQWITNGYFLALAVTLITAGKLGDRFGHRQTFLIGVAGFAVTSAAIGFSDSIAMVITFRVGQGLFGALMMPAALGLLRATFPAAKLNMAIGIWGMVIGASTAGGPILGGLLVEHVSWQSVFFINVPVGVLALGLGLVILKDHRADNAPRSFDLVGILLLSAAMFCLVWAFIKAPEPHWGWGGGRTWGFIAAAVIGFVVFALWEKRVAEPLIPLKLFRSVALSAGVVLMVLMAIAFMGGLFFVTFYLQNVHGLSPVDAGLHLLPLTGMMIVGSPLAGALITKAGPRIPLAGGMILTSIAMFGMSTLDKGTGSGLMSLWFALLGLGLAPVMVGATEVIVGNAPIELSGVAGGLQQSAMQIGGALGTAVLGAVMASRVDSELPGNWAGAGLPPMTPEQMDKAAEAVQVGLPPVTDSTPPELAARMADVAHDTFLSGMGLASLVAAGVAAFAVLVALLTKRGQNAEAGAGVAHI
- a CDS encoding lysyl oxidase family protein — its product is MNSISRKRLWTGGLCAASVLAVTTGVTVAAPGPERAAATQPEIRLMAAAPSVELTRYEGEPGEPPGISIDELGAFLTVRGAPLEFRAQRTPDYQRPITVRQIIRTGGKVTVKTLPQGLVKNFLGLPDFTETTFTDAKGRVVASQKAPFCPNNASARVEPGGEPERTYPDGCPSDPFTLGSVWGVHRGWATDAVDSEHISRLDLPVGTYTAKISVTKRYRDLLAVADRPLKVKVTVLPPEEGEPPAARHTRHGADHTGHGADHSGHGAMARGDGHGPDAAAPGAALDHLAGDSDSVYRAELPSVPHALRTTGRALPTSPGDGPGYSDGSRFAPPLKPAAKRPTGPAVRSAAGLKPDLRAVPAWDIAIQTAQDGHPEGQDHLGFASTTWNAGPGRMLVDGFRTPGKEGLMDAYQYFYDARGKQAGYARTGTMEWDPRPSHDHWHFTDYAAYRLLKADKKEVVRSDKEAFCLMNNAPVDYTVKNANMRPEDAMTSTCGLGEPDALAVRQSIEPGSGDTYTKETAGQSFDITTVPNGTYWIQVVANPNKALHETSLRNNTSFRKVVLGGTPGKRTVKVPPHGLVNAG
- a CDS encoding RICIN domain-containing protein, which gives rise to MHKRDRRFLRLVCVAMGALMIALSVTAVPGEARAAVGPPNRLGPVQLQNVMNGLAIDAEGEHMAEGQKILQYTYGARRGQQWWFEAASGSSYRLKSNVNGAYCIGLNGTLAVLKKCEAEETTWEFDEVAADQYLVKAPGSERYLIAPTELGGSSNRGGQLTLGTREEAHKGRGRWYLTDLRLEAFMPPQDPRLDQVTFLTTHNAFNNPKDGFPLAVNQSNSMAQQLSDGVRGLMLDIHERDGAVLMCHGTCEIGSKPLKDGLRDVVAFLETNKNAVVTIFMEDYAKDREKLAQQFVDVPGLLDLVFNPAAQEVMSKGWPRLSEMRAKNKRLLIFSDHGDLTRAGVVGSRPWTVENYWSLGHDGRNWDCYSRWDGTPLTHREPSFSPLFVMNQFRSIPESLNAPFDNGDKLVDRAVNFCGPAARKMPNYVSIDFYELGDNLRAVDTINRYRYVERAETLAPSVPSSALLTSENRRGALPGLPDWSGAGYRGGGPLPGNQQISADAACRVTPEELDRAYGVRPNDSADDSAGLQRAIDDIRADCSGTAGFDRNSLISLPAGRIDISKQISVDASHLVIRGQGSDPAGGTRIVFRPDADTRYDTLTADGSRWDQDTMTAGTAPDQAKGGWVWPGRGLFRVQTREVAPRYADDWKAAPANRKDLYEGSVNQHWASGMKLRGSTADPGYAAKEGGRVVPLDPKASIALFQPGQHVWVGAANSRKFYELQTATATDRYENLHMRQQVFRVASVDTAQRTVTLDKPLEFDLPVDSTSDGSAPIGDSAYPSKVMPLKMVVGVGFENFSFTQDMTGVPAAGGGTHHLNPAQAKNNYGNLAPEYALHGLVFKWAADSWARGVRADMTGSHPIVTEVAKNLQFEGNHLDGAWNKGKGGNGYFRGSRVWDSLYAQNTTRNLRHFTFQWSASNNVVYGNDFDSDLNLHGGWERRNLFENNTVRVPYEHRSGHCTARCGGEGGDTESGTWYPIWWAAGEKAVKWAGASGPQNVFHRNVLAKQLTPGGPYVDYLPYGKPGTGPQPVYQFGSGAADPGTFRHLTRGGKPIADWNGHELADYLTGDAGVNASRTEAGPSLFLKSVP
- a CDS encoding MFS transporter, coding for MRLFAVRDYRRLFAAQVIALFGTGLTTVALGLVAYDLAGPRAAMVLGTALTIKMVLYVVIAPLAAAYVDRLPRRTFLTLLDVIRGAVVLALPLVTEVWHIYVLIALLQAASAAFTPTFQAVIPDIVTDESDYTRALSASQVASTMESLLSPVLAAVALTFMSFDRLFLGTSAGFLASALLVLSTRIPDARPSTHTRAWDKAAAGVRTFLRTPRLRGVLALNLVVAAAGSIVVVNTVNYVRDELGGTQSDVAWMLAASGTGTLLAALALPRALDRMSARTVMTSGAGVLVGGTAAAVTLVAAGLTTWTGTALVWTVIGVGMAMVITPTGKVLRSAAGRNAIPEVFAAQFSLSHLAWLITYPIAGWLGTTGGYVLTWSVLAALAATGAVGALLLWPRHEGRGTVTAPAAAVRHTRPADRSTLSKAA